A part of Balneola sp. genomic DNA contains:
- a CDS encoding methionine adenosyltransferase translates to MKKLFTSESVSEGHPDKVADQISDAILDALLAQDSKSRVAVETFVTTGLAVVGGEVTTNAHIDVQDVVRGVIRDIGYTKASYRFDADSCGVLSTIHTQSPDIAMGVDRDGAGDQGMMFGYATKETPELMPMPLQFSHSLLKELARIRKETDLMPYLGPDSKSQVTIEYGDDGKPARIDTIVLSTQHDDDVDQPQIHEDIKNILIKNVIPAELIDAETKYHINPTGKFVIGGPHGDAGLTGRKIIVDTYGGFGAHGGGAFSGKDPSKVDRSAAYASRHIAKNLVAAGLAEECLVQLAYAIGVAEPVSINVNSYGTGAKSDTELAALVASTFDCTPNGIIERFNLRSPIYRPTAAYGHFGREAFPWEKLDFVDQLS, encoded by the coding sequence ATGAAGAAATTATTTACCTCTGAATCTGTTTCCGAAGGGCATCCGGACAAAGTAGCCGATCAAATTTCAGATGCTATTCTAGACGCTCTTCTTGCCCAGGATTCTAAATCCCGAGTAGCCGTTGAGACCTTTGTAACTACCGGGCTCGCTGTTGTTGGTGGTGAAGTAACTACTAACGCTCATATTGATGTGCAGGATGTGGTAAGAGGGGTTATCCGCGACATTGGATATACCAAAGCTTCCTACCGTTTTGATGCTGACAGCTGCGGGGTACTTTCAACCATTCATACTCAAAGCCCTGACATTGCCATGGGCGTTGATCGCGATGGCGCCGGTGACCAGGGCATGATGTTTGGTTATGCAACTAAAGAGACTCCCGAGCTTATGCCCATGCCGCTTCAGTTTTCTCACAGCCTGTTGAAAGAATTGGCTCGCATCAGAAAAGAGACTGACCTGATGCCTTACCTTGGGCCCGATAGCAAAAGCCAGGTAACTATTGAATACGGTGATGACGGCAAACCTGCCCGTATTGATACCATCGTTCTTTCCACTCAGCATGATGATGACGTAGATCAGCCACAAATTCATGAAGACATCAAGAATATTCTTATCAAAAATGTTATTCCAGCTGAGCTAATTGATGCGGAAACCAAATACCACATTAACCCAACCGGTAAATTTGTGATTGGCGGACCTCATGGGGACGCAGGCCTGACCGGTCGTAAAATTATTGTGGATACTTATGGCGGTTTTGGCGCCCATGGTGGTGGAGCCTTTTCCGGAAAAGATCCTTCAAAAGTGGATCGTAGTGCTGCTTATGCTTCCAGGCACATCGCTAAAAATCTGGTAGCGGCCGGACTAGCAGAGGAGTGCCTTGTTCAATTGGCTTATGCTATTGGTGTTGCAGAACCTGTTTCCATTAATGTGAATTCGTATGGAACCGGCGCTAAGTCAGATACTGAGTTAGCCGCTTTAGTTGCTAGCACATTTGATTGCACACCTAACGGAATTATCGAGCGCTTTAATCTTCGCTCCCCAATCTATAGACCTACCGCGGCCTATGGGCATTTTGGTCGGGAAGCATTCCCCTGGGAAAAACTCGATTTTGTAGATCAGCTTTCCTGA